The Buteo buteo chromosome 23, bButBut1.hap1.1, whole genome shotgun sequence genome includes a window with the following:
- the FRS3 gene encoding fibroblast growth factor receptor substrate 3, giving the protein MGSCCSCLCRDSIPDNHPTKFKVTNVDDEGNELGSGIMELTQTELILHTHKRDAVRWPYLCLRRYGYDSNLFSFESGRRCQTGQGIFAFKCSRAEEIFNLLQDLMQCNSINVVEEPVVITRNSHPTERQLSRTPQAPNSLGYTVPGFPNGFHSFPGETLSYSAVRHPSVSSLRHSSVGEDSTHALIGPDDQSHTYVNMANGDQELRGRHCMHSLPEVHPPFPHRNRSCSLEDRNPQVFLQPGEVKFVLGPTSNYRRVCRHHRECRTHFCPPHNNNNNECEEECPSPQCVYENVNGLLPPSTTSSLCRGGRLKLTQEDTGLPGCSHRRTALLHYENLPSLPPVWECQPLRRGEEDVGAGDMLTPSPNGYSEAGEEDPLQNYMNSENTALHGDSGQRRSGFLPKPRRGCVPSVFSFDFPRYCPEQPRQLNYIQVELEAEPHKGHQKPLVPHVPPPATHEARRTDSYAVIDLKKTAAMSSLQRALPRDDGTSRKTRHNSTDLPL; this is encoded by the exons ATGGGGAGCTGCTGCAGTTGTCTGTGCAGAGACAGCATCCCAGACAACCATCCCACCAAATTTAAG GTAACGAACGTGGATGATGAAGGTAACGAGCTGGGATCTGGGATTATGGAGCTGACACAGACGGAGCTCATCTTGCACACTCACAAGCGAGATGCTGTCAGGTGGCCCTACCTCTGCTTGCGCCGCTATGGCTATGACTCCAACCTCTTCTCCTTCGAGAGTGGTCGTCGCTGCCAGACAGGGCAGG GGATTTTTGCCTTCAAGTGTTCCAGAGCAGAGGAGATCTTTAATCTGCTTCAGGACCTGATGCAGTGTAACAGTATCAACGTAGTGGAAGAGCCTGTTGTCATCACCAGGAACAGTCACCCCACAGAGCGGCAGCTCTCCCGGACCCCCCAGGCACCCAACA GTCTGGGGTACACTGTCCCAGGATTTCCCAATGGATTTCACAGCTTCCCTGGAGAAACCCTATCATACTCCGCAGTCCGCCACCCCTCTGTGAGCAGCCTGAGGCATTCCTCTGTGGGTGAAGACTCTACTCATGCCCTTATTGGGCCTGATGATCAG TCCCACACCTACGTCAACATGGCCAATGGTGATCAGGAGCTGAGGGGCCGACATTGTATGCACTCCTTGCCTGAAGTCCACCCTCCTTTCCCCCATAGGAACCGCAGCTGCTCCCTCGAAGACCGCAATCCCCAGGTCTTTCTGCAGCCGGGGGAGGTTAAGTTCGTGTTAGGTCCCACGTCCAACTACAGACGCGTCTGTCGGCACCACCGGGAGTGCAGGACGCACTTCTGTCCCccccacaacaacaacaacaacgagTGTGAGGAGGAGTGCCCTTCACCCCAGTGCGTCTACGAGAATGTCAACGGCTTGctgccccccagcaccaccTCCTCTCTCTGCCGAGGCGGACGCTTGAAACTCACCCAGGAGGACACGGGCTTACCCGGCTGCTCCCATCGCAGAACGGCGTTGCTGCACTATGAGAACTTGCCGTCGCTGCCCCCGGTGTGGGAGTGCCAGCCGCTCCGGCGGGGCGAGGAGGATGTGGGTGCCGGGGACATGCTGACGCCTTCCCCCAATGGCTACTCTGAGGCTGGTGAAGAAGATCCCCTGCAGAACTACATGAACTCGGAGAACACCGCACTGCATGGGGACAGCGGCCAACGGCGCAGTGGCTTCCTGCCAAAGCCTCGTCGCGGCTGCGTGCCCAGCGTCTTCAGCTTCGACTTCCCCCGATACTGTCCAGAGCAGCCGCGGCAACTCAACTACATCCAGGTGGAGCTGGAGGCTGAGCCACACAAGGGACATCAGAAACCACTGGTCCCCCAtgtcccacctcctgccacccatGAAGCCCGCCGGACGGACTCCTACGCGGTCATTGACCTAAAAAAGACAGCGGCCATGTCCAGTTTGCAAAGGGCCCTGCCGAGAGATGACGGGACTTCGCGGAAAACTCGACATAACAGCACTGACCTGCCTCTGTAA